Genomic DNA from Gossypium hirsutum isolate 1008001.06 chromosome A01, Gossypium_hirsutum_v2.1, whole genome shotgun sequence:
aaggtgaaataaggtaaaataattttttctatgttttctactCAAAGGTTTGTGAACATTTTGTTTGTATAATAATTGGGAGGTGGTACAAGATTTACCTTCCAAACCAATAGACTAATGTCAAATTGTCCGCCACCATATGATGATGTTGGGGAGATTGCAGCTCCAATAGCAATTCTATTATTAGTTTGCACAAATCCTGAACACAGCAAATTATAGCACCCTGTTGCTTGGTATGCGTCGCTCTGCAAAACAtaattcatgcttgcttttaaaCACCAAATCATTTTTCTTAAGCTTTAAGATACACCTTAGCAAAGCCAAGAAAGAAGGAAATCAAGCccccaatttaaaatttctctaCTTACGGTCCAATAAGTGAAGAATCTTGGATAATAGTCCCCATATAACTCTGGACTCACCtgcattgaatatatatatattatatttagcaTCTATGCCTTCCATATAAAATCAAACTACACAGAAGAATGGTGCAAAAACAAGTTTATTTAAAGGGtgggtaaactaataattaaatatatgctgGGTGTAATCAAATTGAGTCGAATCGAGTTCAATTAGAAATTTAAAATTCGATACTCGGCTTGAGCTCAAttgaacatttatttttaaaatcaagcTACTTGAGTTCGATTCAACTTATTTACCAATTTTTGTATTGAAACTTGAACTCAAGTTTAAACTCAAGGTTAATGGCATATATTAAAGGCAATAATATAAtttagtaatattaaaatatgaaaaattcgaTAAGACTCACAACCAGTTTGAATTTCAACTCGATAATTATCGAATTAAGTTTGATTAACTTGTGAACAAAAATGCTACCTGCCATCCAGCTTCAATGGTGTTGAGATCGTCGCCAAATGAACCAGAAATGACCCACAATTGAGATAAGCTGAATTCGTATTGATTAGAGACCCGAGGTGCCCACACATTGATGTTAGCTTTTGCTCCATAATATTCATCTCCGCTCACATACCCAACTGCATGCTGTATTCCAACACtaactaaatattaaattgtatatttgtttGTGAAACTTAGTGGCACTAATTTCGAGATAatgttaacctttttttttttacacagAATTTAATTATCCTCTTCACTAAGCAAAGAAGAGTAGACAATCGGCAAGCATTCTTTTGCCATTCACTTTAACTCTGTTGGCTGATAACTGGAGCCGCTTTTCGAACCCTTGTGACTACaaattttgagtttatttgtAAAGTAAAAAAAGTGAAGGCACCAACCTCATGGCCATCGCTAGTCGAGTCTCTTCTAACAAGTCTTGTCGGTTTCTTTCCAAAACTTGCAACAGAAGAGGCCCTTAACATGTCTCCTTCTGTTGTTCTTCTGATTGGAATTGTTCCTTCCGGACACGATTCACCCGACATCATCCACATCTGAAAATCTTCCGCCGCCATTCCCTTTCGATTATGACCATTTGGACTCTCCGGTGGATCCTAAACAATCcaattcaacaattaaatatgTTCACTTGTATAACTTTATAATGTTCATAAGAACAAAGATAAAATGGATAATTACCAAtggtttttttccttttaatttaggATGATCGAAAGCTGGTTGATGACGCAATAAGACGCAATCTATAATATCACCATCTGGGCTCTGCAcgcacaaaaaaaagaaaaaagacaagTATTTAGAGAAAAAGTAAAACAGAACGCAAACAGAGGAGATCGACAAGTGAGGCAAATAAGATTAATTGCCTGAATCGTCTTCAGTGCTGGCTTGTTGATCTTGTTGAGTCGTTCCCTTACTAGTTTCAGCTTCTTCGACTCTTCTTCTGGTCGGAATGTTTGATTATTTGCTTGGGAATTGCCGGTTTCCGAGGAATGAGTGGCACAAATTGAAGAAGAaataacaagaagaagaagaaagat
This window encodes:
- the LOC107917460 gene encoding uncharacterized protein; the encoded protein is MVSCCCKIPIFVFIFLLLLVISSSICATHSSETGNSQANNQTFRPEEESKKLKLVRERLNKINKPALKTIQSPDGDIIDCVLLRHQPAFDHPKLKGKKPLDPPESPNGHNRKGMAAEDFQMWMMSGESCPEGTIPIRRTTEGDMLRASSVASFGKKPTRLVRRDSTSDGHEHAVGYVSGDEYYGAKANINVWAPRVSNQYEFSLSQLWVISGSFGDDLNTIEAGWQVSPELYGDYYPRFFTYWTSDAYQATGCYNLLCSGFVQTNNRIAIGAAISPTSSYGGGQFDISLLVWKDPKHGNWWLEFGSGILVGYWPSILFTHLRDRASMVQFGGEIVNSSPGGSHTSTEMGSGHFAGEGFGKASYFRNLQVVDWDNNLIPLPNLKVLADHPNCYDIQGGINSVWGNYFYFGGPGRNVNCP